In Sesamum indicum cultivar Zhongzhi No. 13 linkage group LG1, S_indicum_v1.0, whole genome shotgun sequence, the sequence gagtttattgaaattatattttttggtgtCTAAGTCATCCTCTTTACAATTGTGGTCCCATATTAGGCCAATTGAGTTCCATatgtgtcttttttttttcaatttgaggatACAAGAGGATTTTTTCTCAAGAGGCTAACAACATCAGCTATTTCCTTTTGTGGCTGATAGGTTATTAGTCATGTGATCTGCACGTGAGAAAATGTTAATGTCTTCGTTTTGTTTTGGCAGCAAAATAGAAGAAGTAAAAAAGGCCAAAATTACCTTAGTAAAAACTCTAATTCCTTCCCCTTCATTCAACCTGCACTTCACACTAAGAAATTATCTTAATTTGATCTTCTTCCATCTTGAAAACTAAGAGAAtcccaaattttttttgctatccTAGCGAAAAGTACACCAAAAAAATgccattgattttttttttttttaaatacaccTCTTCCCCGACAATTTGAAACTTTGTAAAGTGTCTGACCATTGTGGAAGGCAAGGATTTGGTGATTGGGAAACTGAAATGGCACTTTGCAACCCCAAAGAAAACGAAAACCCTTTCCAGATTATGGTATGTATAAATTTGAACTGAGGTTGTTGTTTTTTCTGTTTGTTGTATGGAGTAATAAACATTGCATATGGGTGTTTTTCCACCTTAAATAGTAGAAGAGTTTTGTAGTggtactattatttattttgattcttgGCCCGAGATGtacctttttctattttactgACAAGATTCTTTGACCATGTGCTtgatattttggttttttctgttgttgtttggttaaaaaaattgagctTTTATTGTTGGTTTCACATGGCAACAGTGAGGTGGTTACTCACTtgatatatgtgtatatatttcgAACAACTTGGTAATTAATACTTTTGGCCactttttcaacttttctgtttatatatattgagcttATACTATCTGAAGATGATACTTACTACTtcttttaatcattttagaTGATTTATCTTTAGTTGTTACTTTAAAATTGCATCATGGTGTAGTAATCCTGATCCTGGTGATTATAAAGGAGAGAGTCATTGCTGTTTATGACTGTGTAgacataaattgcatttgtCTAAGTTATTTGGATGAGTTGTATTTGAAGTTGGGATATATAAATGGGTATAATATGTACTACAAGTTGGGAGAACAtgaatttcaacttttatgTTCTGCAGATGATTTAGTGTTTATTTGTCTGGATCTTTATATTGACAGGATGGTCTATGTGTACTTAGATGTAAGGGTAGATGATTTAGGAGCTGAAATTGGGCCTTCCAGTGTTAGACTTGAAACTAATAAGGGGATTAATATTGATGAGAATGATACAAATCAAACTGACTCTAAAGATTTTGAGTACTTTAATGATAGTAAATATGAAATGGGGGAGAGTGAAGAAGGAAATGATGATGAATTATTcgataaaaatacaaatatagagtataggaccaaaattattcCTCCAAATATATACGTTTTTCCTCCATACTTAACAGCCTACCAGCCATTGTCGGAAATAGAGTATgtgaccaaaattaaaaaagaaaaagtcatttatgggacaaaaaatgtaatttaacctGTAATTTATAGTGCAATTAAATGTACTATTACATATGGGCATGTTTATgtcaagaaatattttgatcttgaATTTGAcctttacataataatatttttggggtCCATCTAAGAAAATTAACTTtctattaaattcaaatgaattaataacaaaataaatgcaCGGGTAAACTGCactaataaatctaattacataaatattttttattccttGGAAAATTACAACTAACTCTCTGAAAGattgttattataatatactttagggagtatttgtataaaattccGCCgctaaatacaaaatatacttacaattacatctaataaaataataaaatacttataattttataaaaaaaattaaaaaatatatttgtataattaaacttaaccTCGAATTgtcaataaattttctaaatataatttaatgttttagTTACAAGAAGTTTGATTAGACTGATAGAGTAGACTGTGAGTGTGAGGCCACAGCAGATACGCTGTTAGGCCCTCCTAATCTTTGGGCTAGAATCCACATAATTGTGTCATATGTTATGTGTGTGCGTAAttctctaaattatttaaaattaattattatggcaTGTGATTttgatgtgcatataataataattttgaatatattatcaatgaagtcaatttgttaaaataaataacttatcaaaactgatgaaattaattaatttcgaATGTGTAAAATTTATCGACGAAGTCAATTTGTTAGAGGGATTGTTATTTTgtggaagaaataaatatataggtaAAATACAAtgactttttctaaaatttagcataattacgaatacccttTTAGTTTATACTAATATGACTTTTCACTATATAGtatatactaattaactacGGCTATTCAAAGACTATTAAccattatttatgtaattgaggcaaaaatatttgctaaaaCTAATTACtgtggtaaatatttttattatagataaaataatattaatttattataatttttaagttacagtaatttaaaatatagaaactaattaaaaaaacttattgtGAATAGACGATTTTCtgtgaaaaatcaaataaatggaTATGATAGTTAGCATGAGCGCAAGGAGGTGCAATGGCTTTTCAGCCTACGTGGTGAAACTTGGATGAGAATGTTTAACAAGTTTAAAACTTTTGGttcaatgtaatttttttaaaagaaaaggacatTTTAGGAATCATACACTTTTCCAacatattcaaattttgaatggCTTTAGTCTTAATAAAAAACTACTTAcatatctttatatattattaaattgaagtgGCTCACTACTCGTGATGataaattatcttttgaatattaattttaaagatacAAATACATCATATATTGTCGAAGATTTTCTCATCGACTATTCTCGAATACTcaaatcaatttcaattttagaagCAATTAAAGGTCAAATATACAGTGGAGGAACACTTACCCTCATAACTAGTGAACCaataatacttaatttttattttttaaagtgaaaGTGATGTAATATTACTTTATTAAGTAAAtcgattataattatcaaatcagatatttatatctaacaaCTATCGACAactataacaatcatataCTGATGATCAATATCAGTAACCATACACAATcaacaactattattaaaatagaacaacacctattattaagtaaaataatatccCACACATTAGTGGAATTTGAACCATGACCTTATAATCATGGGAGCCTCAAGTTCACGGATTGAACTCGACATCATTATCCTTTTCGCCTTATTCGAATGACAAAGATTCATCTGAATCACACACCCAAAACGCACTTTAAGAATTTTACATATGTCTTTCGTGTTTTTTCTCTTCGATTCTCTCACATTTCAAAGGTTTAATTATGGCAGCATCGTTGTCTTATTTACAGACGTTCATATATTCATGAGGTAAATGTCCATTTTcgcccctatactttttaacttAATTCGTGCCTTTTGACTGTATTTAATTGCATATTTCAGGTGGAAACTAGTGCAGAAAGATTGACAAAAagcttaaattaaaaataattaaaaagacagactaatttgaaattaatttaccaACATTAAGTACCAATTGATGAAGTCAACGGGGCCTATATCATGTACCATGAGATTGGTCTAATCAAATATGTGaatgttttttcttctatatttaatttcgtactttattatttaaaacaatttattaattattcatgaatattttttttaataaaatacccCCCAAAAAAAGGGGAGTTGAAATTGGGATAGTGAAAGTAGTTGATACCATTGTGGAAGATGTCCACTTTAATGAAATGGTCCGACTaaactaatcatataataaataaggtaagatttattttagttattgacttttgattttaattttgaaataatcgttcctattttttttaactaactTCAAATTAGTCCGTTCAAACCAGTAGCtttcttatattattcttacgaaactcttttattttttttttaatataaaattacttttcattcttttttaattataatttggtcattttgttttgaaacttaagaaaaaattaatcctgttttttgaaataatttattgatgatcAATTATTCAGATAATAACTTAATACTggtatattaatataattatgaatttaatgaatgtattgaatttactaaattaaaaaatatatttaaagaaaaaacttctaaaattaaaatataaataaaaaaataaatatatcaactaTAAAATCTCTTATTTCATTCTGGCtttcttttaattgaaaaattcaacaagTTCAATAAATTCGTGATATTTATGTTGATATGTCATTAAtcaaattgttatttatacttttatataactgaaaatcatcaatttattttgtttgccatttttataattttaatttgtatttttctttcttctaaacttgtatttattttttcgacaatggaattaatttggttagatagaattaattatataataaatgcatGTTTGTTTGTTCAAAAGAAGTGGTAGACGGTCTTAGCTGAAATTAGTGTGGTGAGATGCAATGAATTATATAGTGGGCACATTTTCGACCATTAGTTTGGTAAGACGTAAATTAATTAGAACTCACCGTAATTGTGCCACTTGAAATTAGGATGCGTACTATTTGATTGTATTGGCTAACGGAAAGAACAATTGTTGTTATTAATTGGACGAAAATTTCTCAATTGTCCTcagattgaaaaaaaaatcatatatggGACTCAATGTGCGAATTGATCTAAgtgtaggaccaaaaatgtaatttaccccctcACCTTTATAAAgatagtttaattaaaaagaactTGCCTAACCCAAATCGGTTCTCATTCGGGATGGATTTTTTTGAGCCCGACTGCAATTGCCAACGCTAGCCAAAACTTTGACCCTTAGTTTGGTCggcacaaataaaataattattcatcaCGAGACTTAAGACCACGTTTTTTTAATCAGCATTAAGTGTTGCCTcgtgtaatttttattattatattgtaatGAATCATtctcttaaattatataattcttatatttattataaaattaatattatttgtaaattataaataaaatacatgcaaaaattatataacattgTTGGCATAAACGGTTCGTTAGAATGCAGTCAAATAAATTGGGTTATGATATCCGTGATGAGTTATCCATGAATACTCCCCGAGCCCCATCCAAACAAGCTACCAACCCCATTGTTGGGGCGGTGACATCAGTATCACATACGGCTTATTAGGCGGTTCACCAACTCCGAGTGGGTCCCAACGCTCCACCACCAACCCCCACAACCACTGGATCAAATGGATCGGCACCGCTGACTTGGAAATCAAATCCATTTCGTCAATCAACACAATATTCCCAATGAAAtcgtgttttctttttttcttttttcctttttaaatttcaaatggtAAGAAGTCATCGCCACATGTGATCATTCAAACTTACCACTACTTGTGCAATAATTTGGCATTATTCATTTAGACTACATAACTATCTTCATCCATTATTGTCACCAATTTAGATGTATATTTTACCTCCACACATCCATAGCTACAtaattgtccaaattgaaATGTTATgactataaaattatgtgtttaaattatatatgtttattgatattagtcTATGTTGAtggtaattatttctttactGTAGTAATAGTTGTTGATTAATtgtggatattattaaatagcTATAGTTGGTATAATTGTATTCGAttcattataagaaaaaaaattatagctaaATGgctcatttttattaatgggTTGTTGTTGATTCAATTGCGATCAAAGTTGTCTTTTGTTTGGTCGTGCTCTCGGATATTGGTTAAAAATCCTTTCTTGTTTGTGCAGACTTAGGATCAAGTCAGTGCCGCATCGAGGTTTAGAACTAACAAGAGTAAAGCTTACGAAATTATTTGAGGATATTGATGCACGAATAAAGCTTGGTTTCCTTATCTACTACCACGTATGTGTTATAGTCATCAACAGCCCACAATTCGACTTGAAAGTGGGTTCGTTCTGTCAAGTGATAAATGAATCGATCTATTTAAGATGGTATTTgtcaaagtataaaatttgactctaaaattacacttatcaGGCGggatttaacttttatttataaaatcttgtatttgatattatttcttaggataaaaagtataaacatgcccattatttttgaatttttattttttttgggggtgAAGATATAGAATAAGGAAATTGTAGGTTTGATGAATGAATACAAGTGCGAGTAAATGGACCCACATGAAGACCACTCAAGTTTGTGTGATGTTAAAGTCTCCTCTCCTCGCAGGAGTTGGTGAGAATGGCGATCTCATCTACGCCACTGGTCACCATCCCACCAACTTTCTCAACTAAGCAAATTTTCATCTCCatcaaattacaattaattactaattaactaattatttttatatattaataagtaatttttatttaaagtaaGTTAAATACACTGCTCATAACTCACGTAATGTCTTTGATCCTGCAAAACTACTTACAAATAGCTTCTTTTTCCCTCTCatcagaaaaaagaattattgattaaaaatcatgataataataattattattaattatgggtAGATAATATCGATAGAAAATTTTGGCTTAGCCACAAAAGCTATGAACAACAATCGTTGCGTGGCCGTGatcaatgactatttatttttaataattataattaaatattacattccTTTTAgtatctatttttctctcatcaattcccttttttttttttctctctaactatatattcatactttttttttttatagtttctgttatttatataatgcACAGCTATCGATCATAGACTGgttactaattattatacaaTTGGAGaaaacattttttgtttttcaattttctttctttctcccaTTCCGGGtatctttttactttttccttCTGATATCTTCTTTGCCActtcctctatttttattatttttaacatgtgtatatgtatatattttagatGTGTCGTACAAACTAAaatgttataatataattaatacgtatattttatataaaaggtaACAAATCACCACAACAAATGCcctttatttgattaattaaattcagctaaaatattcttttagagataattatcattcttttctaaaatttagtataattatacataaatctcTTACcatttgaaaaactatatcTAGTACTTTGAGCTTTTATtccctttattaaatatattattttattagttaaaattcaattatttttagcttaaaatcaataaattcgataaattttactaatattagataaatataaatattaaaaatactgaatgtaattctttaaattatagattatttaagtgtaattacactaaacttttaaacaaaagaaggtgtaattatttctttatttaggaaattgctttatttaatAGTTCTAATTATTGTGTTTACTTTTTCCCCCACTTACATATCCAATGTCCTAAAGTTGGTTAAGCCACGCCAAGAAGTATTTTCCCTTTTGTTTCTAGTCTTCTTCATTAGGCGCGGTAGGTAAGCGCTCCACGATTATATAATAAGCGCATTTTTCCCCATCTTTCTCTTAAGCGTGAAACCATCCCACCTTCATAaacccaccaccaccaccaccgccaccgTCACCGCTTTCTGAAGTTTCTTGGATTTGGATAACTCATCAACTCCTTGCAGAACTGGGAGAGCTTCAAACGACCATGAAGATCAACGTGAAGGACTCGACGTTGGTAAGGCCGGCGGCGGCGACGCCGATGGTCAGCCTCTGGAACTCCAACATTGACTTGGTGGTGCCCAACTTCCACACACCCAGCGTCTACTTCTACCGCCCCACAGCCGCGGACAACTTCTTCGATGCCGGGGTGCTCAAGGCGGCGCTCGGCAGGGCGCTGGTGCCGTTCTACCCCATGGCGGGGAGGTTGAAGAGGGACGAAGATGGCCGGGTTGAGATCGATTGCAATGCCGAGGGTGTGCTCTTTGTGGAGGCGGAGTCCGACGGGGTTGTGGATGATTTCGGCGACTTTGCTCCGACGTTGGAACTCCGCCGCCTCATCCCGGCGGTGGATTACTCTCAGGGAATTTCGACGTACCCGCTTTTGGTGTTGCAGGTGCGTTCTTGGTGTCGATATTCTTTCTTTGCCATGAATAGATTTtactgttttttattttttttatgagaaattccattatttattttcatatatttaaaaattgaagaagtataattaatatttctaacttaaaaatataaatatagaaaaaaaatcctattttattcttataagtAATctttaagagtaaattacgTACATCATTGGTCTAATTAAGtagcatatatattaattatggaagaaaattaacattttaggAAACATTCATcgtttgaagaaattaatttcaaaacaatttaaccatatgtaataataataaacttgtTGAAGGGAGATTTTAAATTTCGAAATAATCACAACTATTTATGTGTTTCTATATGATagaaaaatacttatatagCAAAAATTTCGAAGAATATCATATTGCCCTTGGCATTCAATAGGCCAACTCATCAGTCATTACGTTTTCCTAAATTGCCAAGTCATCCaacattacaaataaaataaaacatacttAAATCGTTATATTCATAATGACTAATCTAATTATAGTATTACCAACCCACCATGCTAATTAATTCGATCACATGTATTATAATGATGTTTTATTAgtaatcaaaattaactatataacatagatgttttaattaatcaaattcacaaataaattttaccagTGTAGATATTGgagaaatatattatcatttattattgaaaaataatatttccaCTTAGAATCATTATccatataatgaaaaataaaatataaaattttgtcgTAGTTCTTGTTCGTAAGGAATTCAAGGATTTTGAAActaccatttatttttatttacatttgaccaaaaaaaaaagaaagaaactttTACACTcgatagaaaattttaatccatGTGTATAccttaactattattttaacatCTCAACTccacaaataaatgaaactcTTCAACTATATTTTAcgtcatttaatatttttaccatgtaTTCAAAATTTGTTCAACACATTAATTTCCTATAGCTACTCAGAACGTACCTCTAGTTATTGGACAACGTGGGAGACACAAAATGGCTGCTCCTCGTATGTTGATTACCTGAAATTTATTTAGGTATAAGTACTGATTTTGTCTAAATACGGGTCAGCAAAGAACATGTTGCTTGTCGTTTAATCTAGGATCTGGCTCATCTAGTAATTCAATGTACAATGTTTCTAGGACATGACTGGAGTTTCATttctactattattttatttttttctgttggGATGGTCAATGTAACATGTTATACATCCGGCGTTtgttttttggtattttacaTGCTGacataaaactaaattttgttgcactaaaataataactatatcaTAAATTAGAATGCTCTAATTCCAGAATCGTTGTAGGTCACACATTTCAAATGTGGCGGAGTTTCCTTGGGTGTCGGAATGCAACACCATGTAGCAGATGGGTTTTCTGGCCTCCATTTCATCAACACATGGTCCGACATGGCTCGTGGGCTAGACCTCACGATCCCTCCTTTCATCGATCGAACCCTCCTCCGAGCCCGTGATCCGCCCCAACCGCAATTCAAGCACATTGAATACCAGCCCGCTCCAGCCATGAAAACCCTTGCATCCAAGGACGCTGAGGCCCCCGAAACAGCTGTTTCCATATTCAAGCTAACTCGTGATCAGCTCAATGCCCTAAAGGCCAAGTCCAAGGAGGGCGGCAACACGGTAACCTACAGCTCGTATGAGATGCTAGCCGGCCATGTCTGGCGCTCTGTCTGTATGGCACGTGGATTACCAGAAGATCAAGACACGAAACTGTACATTGCTACTGACGGCCGGTCCAGGCTTCAGCCTCCACTCCCACCTGGCTACTTTGGCAATGTGATCTTCACAGCCACGCCTATAGCCGTGTCAGGTGACCTAACGTCCAAGCCTGTATGGTATGCTGCTAGTAAAATCCACGATGCGCTAGCCCGAATGGACAACGACTACTTGAGATCGGCTCTTGATTACTTGGAGTTGCAGCCGGATCTTAAGGCCCTCGTTCGTGGGGCACACACATTTAGGTGCCCGAATCTTGGAATCACCAGTTGGGTTAGGCTGCCTATCCACGATGCCGATTTTGGGTGGGGTAGGCCAATCTTCATGGGGCCAGGCGGGATTGCCTACGAAGGTCTGAGTTTCGTGTTGCCAAGTCCAACAAACGATGGGAGCTTATCAGTCGCAATTTCCCTTCAGGCAGAGCATATGAAGCTTTTTGAGAAGCTGCTCTATGACATTTGAAACATATGATACATATGTTTGACAACCTTCAGATCTACCTAAAAACCTCCTCGCATCTCCTAGTTTCTTGTGCGTTTTTATGCTCAAACGATTACCGTTCTTCTGTCAGTATGTGGCTGTCTACCTCGGCAACATTCCTAGATATGCCAAACCTTTTCTGTAAGGATAATGATGCAATTCTTGGACCAGCCTATGCCTATGAAGTACTAATTGATAGTGTATTAGTGCTGCAATTTTTCATTGGTATTGCATAACCGTGCTAATTTTCTCTGCCAACAGTTGAGTTGCACACCCTCTGAATTACTAAATAGTTCAAACAAATCACTTACAAACTAATGAagcaaaccaaaaaaatatacagacGGATAACGATTCCGTTCAGTCAGGGTAATGGAGATGGAGAGCAAGGAGCAGAGTGAAGGTGAAACCAAGAGATGAGACAAGAAAACAAGGCTTATGCAACGGTGCAGCGCTTTTCTTGGCTGGCCTGCGATGAACTACATTAGCACCACCGTAGGGTCCCTTTCCTTTCTGCGCGTCTTCTGTCGACGTAATATTCTTCAATCCCATGATTAGGTCTCTTCTACCATAATCTGTGTCCAAATCATACCGTCACCAGAAAAACCAATTGTGAAGGCCTTAACATCCAAGAATGAGTATACAGTTTCTGACGTACCTTGCTCATGTGGATCATCTGATGGAGAGAGATGGTTCGAGGAAATCAAGAAATCTCTGCTCTTAAGCATTTGAGGAGTTCCAATAGCTGAGGTTGTAAGGAAACTACCAGCACATAAGAGGACCACACAAAGCCAAGCGAAACAAGtcattttttgcatttatttttctatgtgGGGCTGGAGGAGGAGTGAGGGCCGGATTGTTATATATAAGGGTAAGGTGTCTTATCATAAGGTTGGAAGAGATTTGTGAGAACAGATGTTTCTAGTGGGGGCAAAAAAGCGGCTTTACTTTGCTTCTATGAAGTTGCAACCCgaatcttttattataaattgataatgCATCTCATCTTACATTTCATAtataacatcaatttttataaattttcaaactttaattccattaaatttttacgTTAACAACAAGTTCATGGCACGGGCTTcgtcaaattttgaaagaaattaaggTTGTTTCATTAGAAATGTAATGAAATTAAGGCTTGagaataaaattgtatattttttagaattataaaatctgATGTGACAGAACTAAAAAAcaataggattaaaattaaaaaaaaaaactaacttacAGATTAACGTacaattaatgtaatataattggTAATCGTAGCTCTATTCTAGTGATGGTGACCGTGCACTACCGTCtggtattttataattaggaCAAGGgacttaataatatataaagtgTTAAGATCCTTTTCTTACCTAACAAAATGCACGTTaagaacaaatttaataaaagacaaTATCTTGACTAATAAAACCCATGCAAATGAAAGTCATATAGAAAGGGGGGTGGAATAGTCAACATGAAACTCGTATTATGCGgttaataaaacttaaacaaatttagtaaaagCAGACAATATCTTGACTAATAAAGTTATTTGTTATATCTAAGAACCATGGCAAATGTTTTAACCAACCTCGCAGATACCACGACCAACAACCGTTGCATGGTCGTGGACAATGATCATTTGCATcggcaattttatttttaaccgtGGCTAAtggtgtattttttttgtattgaatGT encodes:
- the LOC105165248 gene encoding shikimate O-hydroxycinnamoyltransferase, with protein sequence MKINVKDSTLVRPAAATPMVSLWNSNIDLVVPNFHTPSVYFYRPTAADNFFDAGVLKAALGRALVPFYPMAGRLKRDEDGRVEIDCNAEGVLFVEAESDGVVDDFGDFAPTLELRRLIPAVDYSQGISTYPLLVLQVTHFKCGGVSLGVGMQHHVADGFSGLHFINTWSDMARGLDLTIPPFIDRTLLRARDPPQPQFKHIEYQPAPAMKTLASKDAEAPETAVSIFKLTRDQLNALKAKSKEGGNTVTYSSYEMLAGHVWRSVCMARGLPEDQDTKLYIATDGRSRLQPPLPPGYFGNVIFTATPIAVSGDLTSKPVWYAASKIHDALARMDNDYLRSALDYLELQPDLKALVRGAHTFRCPNLGITSWVRLPIHDADFGWGRPIFMGPGGIAYEGLSFVLPSPTNDGSLSVAISLQAEHMKLFEKLLYDI
- the LOC105165240 gene encoding uncharacterized protein LOC105165240: MQKMTCFAWLCVVLLCAGSFLTTSAIGTPQMLKSRDFLISSNHLSPSDDPHEQDYGRRDLIMGLKNITSTEDAQKGKGPYGGANVVHRRPAKKSAAPLHKPCFLVSSLGFTFTLLLALHLHYPD